The nucleotide window TAGTCGGGAGTGCCACGCGTGAGTGAAGCAAAGTAGGGCAGGTCCATGTTCAGACTCTTCATCACCTGCCGGGCCGGCCCCTTGAGGGCTGGATGGGGTCCAATTTCTACCAGCACATCTACGTTCTGATTCTCCGAGTCGTCCAACAAGATACCCACCAAGGCATCAGAAAAGCGCACGGTACCTGTCATGTTGGACGTCCAGTAGTCCGCTCCCATCTGATCGGCATCGGCTACGCGTGCCGTCACACTGGAGAACATGCGGGCCTTATCGGAGGGTTGCGCCGAGAAACCCGGGCAGTCGTTCAGCGCCTTGGCGTAGGCTGGGGCCAGAGGGAACATGtggtgggaatggaaggCCTGCGCGACCTGTAAGCGGCGGGCGAAGATTTTGCGGGCTTCCAGGTTCTTCTGGACTTCGATAATGGCATCCTCATCGCCGGACAAGGTGACACTAGATGGGCTGTTCACGGCGGCAATGACAGCTCTGCCCTTGTAGGCCTCTAACTCAGCCAGGGCCTCTGTCTCACCCAGACCAACGGCCATCATGGCCCCAGGAACAGCATCTGGACCGGCCTGTGCAGCGCCACTGGACATGTGGAGCCCCCTGTAGTACGCGGCGTACATGGCGCTTTCGAAGGAGAGAATGCCAGCTGCATAAGCGGCACCCATCTCGCCGGACGAGTGTCCGACAACGGCAGTGGGCTCGACACCCCAGCTCTTGAGAAGCTCGAGAATGGCCAGTTGTAAAGCGGTGCAGATGGGCTGTGACAGGTGAGTCTGACCGAGTTGGGAGTCCTCCTTGGTCCGGGAGAGCTCTTCCACAACCGACCATCGGGGTCCATCGGGAAGCGCTTTGAGCACCTGGTCCGTCCGTTGCAGGGTCTGAAGGAAGATGGGGGATTTCTGCATTAGCTGGCGACCCATGGCGTGCCACTGCGCACCCTGACCCGTGAAGACAAACCCCAGTCGTGGGGACTGCTTGTTGGCTTTGGTCCAGGCCGGCACTTTGCGCAAGCTATCCTTGATGGAGGTGATATTCTTTCCGATGGCATAAGACCGCTGGGCGTGCATCGAGCGGGAGGTGGACAGACTTAGGGCCAAGTCGGCTATATCGCAGCCCTCGTGTTTGTCCAGATACTCCACGAGCTTCTCGGTCCAGATGTTCCCAGCTTTATCCGTATGGGAGGTCAAAGGCACAAGGAACGGGCGCTCATGCGCCGCCGCCTTGAAGGCGGCTGGGAGAGCTATAGGCGGTCGTTCCTGAATGGTGTGTGGCCGGTAATCCTCCAGTACGACATGTGCATTGGCACCGCCATAGCCGAAAGAGTTGATGCTAACGCGCCGGTGACCGTGTGCGTTGAGAGGAAACTCAACCAGCTGAGTGGGAACCTGGATCTGCCATTCGTCAAACTTGATGTCGGGGTTGGGAATCTTGAAATGCATGTTGGGGGGAATCTGGCCCTTCTCCAGGGCCATGGTGGCCTTGATAATGCCGGCCAGCCCAGAGGCCCCCTCTGTATGACCGATGTTGCTCTTAATCGAGCCCACATATAGTGGCTGCTGGCGCCGCTTGGAGCCAAACACAGTTCCCAAGGCTTCCGTCTCCAGGGGATCTCCGCGACCAGTGCCCGTTCCATGGGCTTCGACGTAAGTGGTGTCAGCCGGGTCCAAGCCTGCCGATTGGTATGTCTTCCTGATGAGCTCCTCCTGCCCCGCGGCAGAAGGGAGTGTGATGCCCTGTTTTGTCCCATCATGGTTGGATCCGGTCGCTCGAACGACCGCTCGAATATCATCGCCATGCAGCTCCGCCTGTCGCTGTCCGCGTAGTATGACTGCGCAGACACCGTCACCCCGCGCGTAGCCCTTGACACCAGCGGCAAAGGCACGGCTACGGCCTTCCTCAGATAGCATGCCCAAGTCTGTCAttgtgatgaagatgtttgGGTCAAAATGGAGGGCTGAGCCGACAATGATGGATGTGTCGCAGTCCCCACTCTGGACAGACTGTGCTCCCAGATGAAAGGCCACCAGAGACGAGGAGCAGGCAGTATCAATGGTGAGACTCATTCCCTGCAGATTAAAGACGTAGGAGACACGGTTCGACAGGATAGCATTGCCCGTGCCGGTCACGGTGTAACTCGGATAGTGTTCGAGATCTTTGGTCAGCATCGCATTATAATCATTAGTAAATGACCCGCATAGCACAGAAGTGCGTGAGCCGTTGATTTCTTCCAAGGTAATTCCGGCATCTTCCAATGCCTCATAAACCACCTCAAGGATCAGTCGTTGTTGGGGATCCATTGCCTCGGCCTCCTTGCCTGAGATCCGGAAGAAACTTCGATCAAAATGACCCAGGTCCTGATCGAGATAGTAGCCATATTTTGCGTTGGTCTGGTGCGTTCATCAGCGTAACGTGCTCGGACACAGCGTAGGGACAGGGGCATGGATCGGGAACTCTCACTGACCGTGCCCTTATGGGTGCCATCTGGATGAAAGAAGTTGTCGACGTTGAACCGATCCGCGGGCATTTTGCATCGCACATCCTTCTGCTGGACGAGGTTTTCCCAGAGCTTGCTGGGCCGGTCTGCACCTGCAACACGGCAGGCATAGCCTACCAGGACAGCCGGGTTGGGACCATCGATGGAGGTAACCGAGGACGCTGACTCAAAAGGAGAAAAGCCCGGCGAGGACTCTTTCGTAGAGACCTCTGGCTCTTGGGAAGTTCGTCTCCCTCTTAAGTCTCCAGCCATGGCTTTCCAGGGGCAGATAgaagggtggagaggagaagaaaagtatTATCAATATTAGGGCAAGAAGGCGGGAAGGGGAACGGTCCAGTCGAGAGGcatgaaaatatattctacGTCTTGAATGAGCGAAAGCGGGAAAGACAGAGAGTTTTAAAGTCACGACGGAGATGGAGGTAAATAAGGGTAGCAATTGATATTCCAGATCCAgatattgctgctgctactcgGGCTGTCCACATGTAGTTCCACccacacccctccccctttcccaccGCCGGGTGGTATCTGCTGTTCACTGCAATCTGCGAGCTTCGTCCTCAGTAACTTGGCTGGCCGATCCATGACTGTCTCAGGAGGTTCTGCAGTTACTCTTCTAGACCGAAAGACTGCACAATTCTCCGCGGGATGCTTGGGTCACTCGGGGACACACTAGTCAGCCCCttcgccctctcctccggcacGGGATGCTGGCCAAGTCTGATAACTGAACAACAGCCGGATATCTTTGTTCTATTTGTCCAGCATGCGTCTGGCATATAACCCCAAGGTTCGAAAGTGTTCGACGTAGGAGGCTTGACCGACCCCCCCTTACGGGAGCCGGACGAGCAAAGCAGGCAAGTTAGACTCCCGACGACCTCCCGGCAGGCAAGGGACTCGTGGGAGCCACCATCGGAATCCGACCTTGCTGCACCGGCGGCATGTGGCGGACAAAGCCATCCTGTGTCAGCCCAGAGTATGTACGAAGTCGACATGGTAGTACTGAAAGAAGGGATCTGTCTATATCTTGTCCGATCACGCAAAGCCGTAACTTGAGGGAAGCCGAGCCTGAGTGAAGTTCTTGGCTGTTTCCCAGTAGAGCTAATATTGAATTAATGCATCAAGCTGTGTATGCAGTCCTAAGAAGACTCATTTCTCGTCCAACATGACTATCCTGAATACTGTCAATCCTTCGACTAAAGACGTGAAAACAAAGAACCCTCAGCGGGGGACAATGGCGGTTATTCTGCTATGGTGTGTAGCCCATGTACGATGATTACTATATTGTCATCTTACTAAAGTATACTAAGGCCATGAACCAGATCCATTTTTATCGCATCGAACTGATATGCAACTAAACCTGAACATCTTCCTCAGGAAGCAGGTTCAACCACTTCTTGAACACATTCTTGGGGTCGTActgcttcttcaacttctgcaGCCGGGGCAGATTGTCCCCATAAACATCCTTCGCTCGGCCGTCACTGTGCGAGTAATTGGCATATGCCCGGGCAtgggcaccaccaccagcgcgATCGCCAACCTTCCGCATCAGGGCGCGTTGTGTCTCGCGCATCGTCTTGTCCAGACTGGGGTCTTCCCAACGGAACGCACAACCTACATTGTACCAAGGACCCCGGGTCGAGTAAGACATGGTATCCTTGGGCACCTGAATGGCCTTTTTGTGCGAAACCAACTCGAAGAGAACGGCGGTGGCACTGACCCCATCGTAGGTCTTGATCATCGTGCCGTAGTCCTCCAATAGTTCCTGGAAGAACTCGACCTGCAGAGGCAGCTTGACGAAGGCTCCACTGAACGACTTGCGACCACCATACGTGGCGATGGGGTTCTGAATGCTGTTCAACTGCTCATAGGGCATCATTTTCGCCGTGTTAATGGTAGGTCCAAGTTTAAGAATGGGGTCGAATTGCCGCTCGGCCTCGTCCTGGGGTCCATTGTAGAAGATGGCCGCCACGATGCTCACCCGGCCAGGGGGCATGGCACCGCAGAAACCAAAGAAGATGCCCATATCCCCTTTGTTGGTGTCGTCTTCGAAGTGGTTGACAAACTCAATGATCTGGGGCAGGCACTGCGCCGGCCAGCTCAGCAGGCCAGCATACACTTCATTTGTCTGGTCATAGGCTTGGAAGATAAACTCGGTGGTGACTCCAAAGTTTTGACCAGCACCACGAATGGCCCAGAACAGATCCGGATTCTCCGTCTCGGAGGTCTTCAGGATGCGACCATCCGCCACCACGACAGTGGCCCCCAGCAAATTGTCAATGGTCAACCCATAGCGGCCTGTCAACCAACCATAACCTCCTCCCAAAGTAAGCCCACCAACCCCCGTATGGTTGACGGTGCCGCCAACCGTGGCCAGCTTGTAGGGAGCCGCCGCGCGGTCGATATCCTCCCACACGGTGCCTCCCTGGGCCGTGATGGTTTTGCGTTCAGGATCGACCACGACGCGGCGCATTTTGGTCATGCTGATGACGATCCCCCCTTCCGTTGCGGAGGCGCCGCTGGTAGAGTGACCGCCATTATGAACCACCATGGGGATCTGGTGGTTACTTGCAAAGACTACGGCCGCCGAGACCTCCTCAGCCGTAGTGGGAAGAACTACAGCACCCTATAAGAATTGACAGTCAGCATAACCTCACTAAAGAGTTTCTTTCCCTAGGACCACTGACAGCTTTCTTTTCGCATGTGTCACTCCAGCGCCTAATTCCTTCGGCGTATCCGGGTTCGCCCTCGGTGAGAACGTCAGCATCGGTCCCCGCCAGCAATTGGCGCAGTTTAATGACTTCCGAGGGAGTGATTGAGTGCATTATGGCAGAATATTGGTCTAGTGAACGGAGAGATGAGCTTAGCCTCGTTGCTATCAGGCTGCCGTGTGGTAGTTGATATTGGTTTACGAAAATGGGTTAGAAGAGGAATcagagaagaagcaattgGGCCAAGGTCTTTCTTCGACGGGATTCAGCGCGGAGTACGGGGCGGATATACTCTATAACCCCTGTGTCTGATCTCGCGCAGTGAGGAGACGATCTTCAAGGACTCAGCCCATGTCTCCATTGTTCCAGTGTTGTTCTTCATCCCCAGACACCCTTGCTTTGGGTGCCTTTGATTTTTCGCCTTTTTCATTGTTGCAGCTCTGCAGCATCTCCGATACTGCATGGCAATCACTGAATCAGGGTTGGATTTACTAAGGAGGACTCTAATCCCCGTGAAACAACATTGCTAGCAACACGGTGTCGAACGTACGGGGTGTGACCAATGATTGGTTAACAGGGAGTTCTAGCATTCTTCTATAATAGCAGGCAACTTTCTGGGGAGATTTAAAGAACAATGCCAAAGTGGTACCAACCCCTCAAAATAGCCTGGGGAAGCCCTGCATGGAAGGAAGGCCACTAAAGACTCGTGCGGCTGCAAAAGGTCCCCACAGGCAACTTTCGATAAAGTTTGTTAGCCACGGAAAATCTGACCGCCCACTCCAGCTTTTCTACCGCTTGCCCACTCCGGAAACATGAAGCTATACACATGACTAAAAGAGTGACCATCAATGCTTTCCCCGGAGGACTTCAATAACAGACCAAGCCTGACTCTGATGTTTCAACATAGATAGAAATTCAAGTGAGTTCATTGGTTCTGCGTACGATTCTTTTAACAACCAGTACTAGAGTAGCCAGGTGGTTTCAGGCGAAACCTGAGAGGGCGGTGCGGGTGCAAGGGCTGGAAGGCGCAGGGCGTCATCGGAACTATGAATCCAGCAGGGTAAGCGCTTCTGGCCGAGCTGGCGCAGGTGTAGAAGCATCAGATGAATGAGAGCTAATCTAGATTTTGGCGACTCCCTGGTAGTTGGCTtggtgcagcagcaaatTCAGCCAAGAAGGTGATCTGCCATCTCTGTCGGGCCGAGTGAGCATTCCGAGCTGCGAGGAGGTAGGTTGTCGATCTCCAGAGGCACCTACTTCAGGTCAACGGGACTTTCTTCTGCACCTGCTTCGGGGGAATGTGCATATGTAGGggctttctttgccttttccctctAAGGATATAAGCCAGGTTGGAAGATACCCACCGCTACCATCATGCGCGGTACTGGCTGCCAGCCCTCGAGTCCAAATTGCGGTGGGAATTCCTGCAGCCAGTACCATCGTCGAACGATATGGATGGGCGACCTGTATGGTTTCCCCGCACCAGACTTTCAATATTACCCCTCCAGAATACAGAAACCGGGAGGATTTGCTTCTTGCAGCCAAACTTTGCAGATCCTCGGTCTCGAACTTCCTGACTTGGGGAGTGCCCTGACTCCGCGGGCCTTTCCTGCGGCGCAATCGGCTCACCTCAGACCAAGCGGAGGCCCACAGGACTTTTATGTCTTGGGTAGGAACCAGATGAGCAATCCTGGACATAGATTGTCTACCTCTTGCTTCTACCCTCGCTTTCATCTCAGAATCTGTCTAACTGCTGATTACCAGTGATGGAGAGCATGATTGATGCTATACAGGCCCGCTTGGCCGACGACGAGCCATTGCTCGCGCAGCCCATGGTCGTGGCAGGGGCTCTCTTATTCTTGCTGGTGGTCTTCCAGTTGCGCCGAGCTGGAGGCTCGAAGGCCTTCCCATCACCCAGACTGGGATATCCTTTAGTTGGCGACGCATTAGCCTTTCTGAATCGCCCCGTCGCCTTCGTGCAAGATGCGACACGCAAGTGTGGCCCCATTTTTCATGTCAAGATACTGTTTGCGAACATTGTCTATCTGAGAGGTACCCAGCTCAATCGCATGTACGTGGATGTCAAGGAAGACATTTGGTCGTTTGGTGGCGGTATTGTAGGCATtattttcctcccctccttcttacTGTAGAGAGAAGAATACCCTTCTGACCTTCCACAGGGCATCTTCTTGAAGAAAATCGCCATTCCTGGGTATTTTGACCATTTCCGCAATTTGGTGGGCTCTCTAAACCGCGGTATTAATCGCAAGGTGACACTGGATCGTTACACCGAGCTTGCAGGCGAAGAGGCGGATAAGGCGCTGCTGAAATGGAGCCAGCAATCGGACATCAAACTTTTCGAAGAGGCGTCCAAGTATGTGCATCGGGTGATTGTGCGGACTCTCATGGGACAAGACTTCTACGATGAACACGTAGACGAGCTCTACGATCTTGTGCACCGGATGGAGGACGAGATCGGTCACCCACTGAATCTCTTACTGCCGGACTGGTTTCCTCACCCGCCAGCACGACGACTGGGCAAGGCCAGAGATCGTTTCGCTGAGATCTTCGCCCAACAGATGGAGATCCGCCGCCAGAACCCAGAAAAATGGAAGGGTTCGCTGGACTATATCACCTATACACTGGAAGATCCGCGAACGGCCCATCTTCAAGAATACTATCCGTCGCACCATACGGTGCTCATGTTTGCCGCCCACACGAGCACTGTGGCCAGCATAGCCTGGACTGCTCTGGAGGTCTGTTTGCTCAATACCTGCTATTATAACTCTCTTTCAGCTTATAAGTATCACCAAACTGACAGGATTCGCAGCTGATCCGGAATCCAGAGTACGTGGAGGCCATCCGACAGTCTTTTCAAAGTAACGAGGACGTTCACCAGTCTCCTGTGCTACTGGCGTGCGTCAAGGAGAGTGGTCGTCACTACTCGGGTGTGCACATGTGGCGTACGACCCATCGCCCTGTGCAGCTTGAGGATGGCTATATGGTTCCCGAGAACTGGGTAGTGTGTACCTCGCCCTATCTCACCCACCATGACCCCGAGATCTAtgagcagccgcagcagtgGCTGCCGGAGCGCTGGCTGCACCCAACGGCGCGCCTGCAGAACCTTAACAACGCCACCGATGCGGCATTCCTGCAATTTGGCGCGGGCTCCCATCGGTGCCCTGGGGAGAATATGGCTGGCATAATAGCGCGTGAACTGGTGTCGCGTCTGGTCAAGAACTACGATTTCCAATGGGGAAGCCAGGGGCCGGCCAAAATCGATGTCTCTCGTATGGACTTTAGCAAAGTCGGCAGTCCTTGGCTTCAAGGCGATGCGCGCATTCGCCTCACGCCTCGGAAATCTGCGTCTATGTGAACGAGTTGGCGTTgtgtgggaggggaaggggaaagcgGCAGATTGGATGCTATGGTGATATGTGCTTCATTTTTAGTAGTTTCTTTACCTAGTTAAGTAATCGATTTTATCTGGTACCTGTCAATGCATTTATCCCTACGTAAAATGTCCTGTAACGCCCCTGCACTTGCACTCGACGCTGGTGCTGCTAGACCAGAACAGAATGAGGAACAGAGCACTTCTCATTGACACAATTGTTATAGTAAGGGATGACGATAGTAAAAACCCTTACTATACTCATGTTGGTATACCAGAGGGTTTAGAGCTTATTTTGATGAAAGAATGTCAAGCGAACCTTGGCCAGGCCGCACCGGCCACCGCTAGTTTGGAGTCTGTTTAGCCGTATCTTCGGTTGTCCTTTTCGAGTCGACAGATGCAAGGCACGAGAGTCGAAGGACATGGATTTACCCTTTCTGGGTGTTACATTGCGGATCACCATTGTTTACCATATCCTGCAAAGAGTGGCAGAACTAGGTCTGCATGCAAACAACACAGATAAGGAACTCGAAAGACACTCGAAAGAGGGTCGTCTCTGGGCGCTGCGGCCATCTGCACCTGTTTTGCCGCCGCACTGCAAAATATACAAGAACTGGAAACAATACAAACCTGCTAAACTTGTAAGGGCATTGTGTGTGATACTTAAGAAGTACCAGCAGATTGCGATGAACAAAACCCAaactccatcttcaccaacagTCCAATCAAGCGGTTGTTaatcttcttcccttggcTTATCATTTGAGCTCTCTCACTACCACTTTCTCTATCCCTTATCTTTGCTTTGCCGTATTTCCTCGGTTGCCTTTTCTATTCCCTTTGGctttccatctctctcccatTAGGGCGTCATCGCACAATGGCTCCCAAGGCCGATGTCCAGGTCCTAATCGTCGGTGGCGGCATTGCCGGGCTGACGCTGGCCAACATCTGTAAGAAAATTGGGCTCAGCTACAAGGTGTTCGAGCGTACTGCCGAGGTAACCCCCGTGGGTGCAGGCATCTCGCTGGCCCCGAATGCTCTCCGGTTGCTCGACCAACTCGGCTTCATGGACATTATCCGGAAGGAAGGCCAGCCGCTGCGAAAGATTCAGGTCTATCGCAACACTACCCGATGGAGCCTACTTGACTTTGAATGGCTCGAGCCAACATATGGCTATTCAATGTACTCGATGCCCCGGCACAGCATGCACCGCGCCTTGTACCACCGGGCGGATCCGGAGCACGTCATCCTGGGAGCTGAGGTTGTTGGCATTGAGGACGAGCCCAACTCTCCGACGGTCAAGATTCGCCTGGCAGATGGCCGCGAGTTCAGCGGTGAGGTGCTCGTGGGCGCCGATGGCATTCGGTCGATCGTACGGCGGCTCCTTGCCGACAAGCAAGGGCTGGCAGGCGTCAACACCATCCGATTCACCGGGCGCACCCACATGACGGGCATCTCTTATCCGCTGGAGCATCTCGGACCTAACGATCTCGGCGTAGCAACCTGGGTCTTCTATGATGACTGCATTCTCACCTCTTGGCCGTGTACCGAAAATCGCCAATGGTTTGTCGGGGTCAAGGTCCGTCACTCCCTTACCTtatccccctccttctccaccgaCCCCTGTCTCAGCTGTCACCAGTGGACTCCAGACTAATGATTGTAATTGCTGGGTTAGCCCTCCGAAGCCAAGACCACCACACGGTCCACTTGGAAAGGTGCCACTAAGGAAATGATCAACGAAAGCTACGGACACCGCTTCCATCCGTTTGGCAAGAATCACACCGTACGCGATGGCATGTCTcacttgtttcttttcttccccctcctacTCCCCACCcactctttcccctttcaaATTTTTCTAGTGGACTGAGTGACTGAGTGGCTGACTGACTCACCCTAATCTGCAGTGGTCGATGTGGCGGAACGCGTGACGGCGAGTGATGTGTTTGAGGAAACCGCCTTTCCGAAGATGGCGCATGGCCGCGTGGCCTTGGTGGGAGACTGTAAGGAGCCAATATGATTCTCGAAAGAGAAAGTCAAATGATATGAATGGACCGGAGACTAACCTGACATTGTTTTGCTCAGCGGCGCACTCCATGACATCCTTCATTGGTCAGGTAAAAACCCATTTCTCCGAGACAATTCCTTCCGccagggggaggggaaaaagaaaaacacgGCTAATcagattttctttttccgctGCAGGGCGCTTGCCAGGCGATTGAGGACGTGGGAGAACTGGCGAACCTGCTGCACACCTACTTTGCCGGCCAGTCGGGCAATCCGCAGGTGCTGCAGGACTTGCTGCAGGAATTCCGCAAAAGCCGAGAGCCACGGGCACGCAACCTCGTGTACTATTCCAGCATCTTCGCACAGGTGCATACAGGACGCCTCCCGTACGGACTGGGGCCACTGGCACGCCGGATCGCCTTCACCTATGCCCCTGTGTGGTGCTGGAAATGGGCTTGCAATCCACTGTACGGGTACCAGCCGCGCGTCCACGCGTTGGATCTGTTGTCCCGGTAAAActatattctttttcaaCTTCAATAGAGAGCATCATAAGGCAATTTGACATCGATCTTGATAATTCATTCGTGGTAGTAGAATCATTTattgttctcttcttcattcatCCCAATtatcattccatccattatcataatttatttttatttatttcttgtTGCTAGCAGGGTAATGAATCCATATTTTCCTATTGGTGGGAAGTCGAAGCAAGGGGGATGCAAGGGAGCAAGCCTACTGGAAGGGCTCTATGGTTCACACCTGAGACGGCAGTATATGCTGAACCGGAGTTGATGATGTGAGCACCTAAtagattgagaaagagacCTGTGAAAGACGAAGAGTAACAGTCTTGGGCCGAAAGCATAGTCTGCCATTTGCTTTAGACTGTCTGTGGATCAAAGATACCCACCGGCTATAGACACTGATAGGTAGTACTCTTTATACTGTATAATCACATGTGTGGAATGCAGGTTCAATTTTCTTTATTGGTACTTTCCAGGCTGACTTGATAGATATCTAAAATTCAATTTCCGGAGTGTCATGAAGTGGTAAAACATATCTGATATAATAATGATGTGAAAACTTCAAGTTATCAATATTATCTTGATCTCTGtgggaaggagaaaagaatcCGGGGTTCcagattatagataataaatatttctcttGACAGGACTAGACTTGCCTTGCTGTAATAACCCCaaagtatttatttactacCAATAcccaaaaatatataatccgAATACCTCGTCGACTGATCGAAAAAGCAATATCTTTCTATGTATTAAGTGTTTAGGAAGCATCTATGAATCCTTCAAAGGTCTGCGAGAGCTCTGCTACATGTCATTGCTAAGTGAACGCTGGGTCTGTGTGAAGCGCAACCATCCTTTCTTGTCAGACAGTCTTCTTGAATGTTATATTCTGGATTCAGCCAAAGTTCCATGGACAATTCAAGCCTGCAAAACAAAACAGTTTTATTTTTGGGACGTTAGTCCTGCATAGCAGTAACTAAATCTGTGCAAAATATTCTTggataaaagaaaaacgaaGGCTATATTCTATGATTAAAGGGGCCCCGTTAGAGAAGAATACCATGTTACCGACTGCCCAAAAGTTCTGGTACGAATGCGACGACCGTCTACAGAGAACAACAGCATATCAGATTCGTTCAGGATGGCTCTCCATAGGACAATTTTCCTAGCTCATGCCCTAGCACTAAAACACATGATGCAATGACGATCAGCATGGATAAAGATGTCATTATATCTTTACTCCATGTAGTGTTTCCATTC belongs to Aspergillus luchuensis IFO 4308 DNA, chromosome 3, nearly complete sequence and includes:
- a CDS encoding FAD-binding oxidoreductase (CAZy:AA7;~COG:C;~EggNog:ENOG410PJHR;~InterPro:IPR006094,IPR036318,IPR016169,IPR016166, IPR016167,IPR012951;~PFAM:PF08031,PF01565;~SMCOG1138:FAD linked oxidase domain protein;~antiSMASH:Cluster_3.10;~go_function: GO:0016491 - oxidoreductase activity [Evidence IEA];~go_function: GO:0050660 - flavin adenine dinucleotide binding [Evidence IEA];~go_function: GO:0071949 - FAD binding [Evidence IEA];~go_process: GO:0055114 - oxidation-reduction process [Evidence IEA]) is translated as MHSITPSEVIKLRQLLAGTDADVLTEGEPGYAEGIRRWSDTCEKKAGAVVLPTTAEEVSAAVVFASNHQIPMVVHNGGHSTSGASATEGGIVISMTKMRRVVVDPERKTITAQGGTVWEDIDRAAAPYKLATVGGTVNHTGVGGLTLGGGYGWLTGRYGLTIDNLLGATVVVADGRILKTSETENPDLFWAIRGAGQNFGVTTEFIFQAYDQTNEVYAGLLSWPAQCLPQIIEFVNHFEDDTNKGDMGIFFGFCGAMPPGRVSIVAAIFYNGPQDEAERQFDPILKLGPTINTAKMMPYEQLNSIQNPIATYGGRKSFSGAFVKLPLQVEFFQELLEDYGTMIKTYDGVSATAVLFELVSHKKAIQVPKDTMSYSTRGPWYNVGCAFRWEDPSLDKTMRETQRALMRKVGDRAGGGAHARAYANYSHSDGRAKDVYGDNLPRLQKLKKQYDPKNVFKKWLNLLPEEDVQV
- a CDS encoding cytochrome P450 (COG:Q;~EggNog:ENOG410PNZR;~InterPro:IPR001128,IPR002403,IPR017972,IPR036396;~PFAM:PF00067;~SMCOG1034:cytochrome P450;~TransMembrane:1 (o20-38i);~antiSMASH:Cluster_3.10;~go_function: GO:0004497 - monooxygenase activity [Evidence IEA];~go_function: GO:0005506 - iron ion binding [Evidence IEA];~go_function: GO:0016705 - oxidoreductase activity, acting on paired donors, with incorporation or reduction of molecular oxygen [Evidence IEA];~go_function: GO:0020037 - heme binding [Evidence IEA];~go_process: GO:0055114 - oxidation-reduction process [Evidence IEA]), which encodes MESMIDAIQARLADDEPLLAQPMVVAGALLFLLVVFQLRRAGGSKAFPSPRLGYPLVGDALAFLNRPVAFVQDATRKCGPIFHVKILFANIVYLRGTQLNRMYVDVKEDIWSFGGGIGIFLKKIAIPGYFDHFRNLVGSLNRGINRKVTLDRYTELAGEEADKALLKWSQQSDIKLFEEASKYVHRVIVRTLMGQDFYDEHVDELYDLVHRMEDEIGHPLNLLLPDWFPHPPARRLGKARDRFAEIFAQQMEIRRQNPEKWKGSLDYITYTLEDPRTAHLQEYYPSHHTVLMFAAHTSTVASIAWTALELIRNPEYVEAIRQSFQSNEDVHQSPVLLACVKESGRHYSGVHMWRTTHRPVQLEDGYMVPENWVVCTSPYLTHHDPEIYEQPQQWLPERWLHPTARLQNLNNATDAAFLQFGAGSHRCPGENMAGIIARELVSRLVKNYDFQWGSQGPAKIDVSRMDFSKVGSPWLQGDARIRLTPRKSASM
- a CDS encoding FAD-dependent oxidoreductase (COG:C;~EggNog:ENOG410PVKV;~InterPro:IPR036188,IPR002938;~PFAM:PF01494;~SMCOG1087:hypothetical protein;~antiSMASH:Cluster_3.10;~go_function: GO:0071949 - FAD binding [Evidence IEA]), with translation MAPKADVQVLIVGGGIAGLTLANICKKIGLSYKVFERTAEVTPVGAGISLAPNALRLLDQLGFMDIIRKEGQPLRKIQVYRNTTRWSLLDFEWLEPTYGYSMYSMPRHSMHRALYHRADPEHVILGAEVVGIEDEPNSPTVKIRLADGREFSGEVLVGADGIRSIVRRLLADKQGLAGVNTIRFTGRTHMTGISYPLEHLGPNDLGVATWVFYDDCILTSWPCTENRQWFVGVKPSEAKTTTRSTWKGATKEMINESYGHRFHPFGKNHTVRDVVDVAERVTASDVFEETAFPKMAHGRVALVGDSAHSMTSFIGQGACQAIEDVGELANLLHTYFAGQSGNPQVLQDLLQEFRKSREPRARNLVYYSSIFAQVHTGRLPYGLGPLARRIAFTYAPVWCWKWACNPLYGYQPRVHALDLLSR